Proteins encoded by one window of Geobacter sp. DSM 9736:
- a CDS encoding TraU family protein gives MMKLRIHLALFAVASMMWLTVYTAHAASVCKGTPINPVTDICWQCMFPAQIGSVSFGMGQEAAPGNITTPTCVCPDSKQGVIAGVSVAFWEHARMIETVKDPYCFPILGTGMENPKPGFSSGTSKGPGHSDNEYSFQQVHYYTFPAWSILKLFMDFPCAEQGGFDLAYMTEVDPMWNDDSLSFIINPEALLFANPVSQVACVADSVAATVTTPIDPLFWCMGSWGSFYPLTGSVNSSDPLSVNAGLAARMLFKLGRESLMFDTGINQCSSAGVITPILVKSNYRLQIARPVRGTACNPIGRPAMIWGSGKNPAWGAGANSPDNFLWSLTRRRVCCVGYGLN, from the coding sequence ATGATGAAGCTTCGAATCCACCTTGCTCTGTTTGCGGTGGCCTCGATGATGTGGCTGACGGTATACACTGCCCATGCTGCTTCAGTCTGCAAGGGTACTCCCATAAATCCGGTTACCGACATCTGCTGGCAGTGCATGTTCCCTGCGCAGATCGGCAGCGTTTCCTTCGGCATGGGACAGGAGGCCGCACCTGGAAATATCACTACGCCTACCTGTGTCTGTCCCGACAGCAAGCAGGGTGTCATCGCAGGCGTCTCGGTTGCATTCTGGGAGCACGCCCGGATGATCGAGACAGTGAAGGACCCGTACTGCTTCCCGATCCTGGGAACGGGGATGGAGAATCCGAAACCCGGGTTCTCCTCCGGCACGTCCAAGGGGCCCGGGCACAGCGACAATGAGTATTCCTTCCAGCAGGTGCACTACTACACGTTCCCGGCGTGGTCGATCCTGAAACTCTTCATGGACTTCCCCTGTGCAGAACAGGGTGGGTTCGACCTTGCCTACATGACGGAAGTAGATCCCATGTGGAACGACGACAGCCTCTCGTTCATCATCAATCCGGAGGCGCTCCTGTTCGCCAACCCCGTTTCGCAGGTTGCCTGCGTCGCGGACAGCGTGGCTGCTACGGTCACGACACCCATCGATCCTCTTTTCTGGTGCATGGGCTCGTGGGGATCGTTCTATCCGCTCACCGGGAGCGTGAACTCCAGCGATCCTCTGAGTGTGAATGCGGGCCTTGCGGCGAGGATGCTTTTCAAGCTGGGACGGGAATCGCTCATGTTCGATACCGGGATCAACCAGTGCTCTTCCGCCGGTGTCATCACACCTATCCTCGTGAAGAGCAACTATCGGCTCCAGATCGCCAGACCTGTCCGGGGCACCGCCTGCAACCCGATAGGCAGGCCAGCCATGATCTGGGGTTCCGGTAAGAACCCTGCATGGGGGGCCGGGGCGAATTCCCCTGACAATTTCTTGTGGTCGCTGACAAGGAGGAGGGTATGTTGCGTAGGTTATGGG